In a single window of the Metopolophium dirhodum isolate CAU chromosome 2, ASM1992520v1, whole genome shotgun sequence genome:
- the LOC132938329 gene encoding serine protease Hayan-like: MHCIHIWKTIGVLIFVNYCQALEQEIGDECTNKNGIVGFCQYRSKCQRDTDLGAICNPKQTIICCAKNVLSNDQKEDRSIQPPSGFNPDFFHAPVLQPNPIANTNFFYHQKQNIPNFLGNVLHQSSNTMEFVEDRPYQNYEQSVVIIPNKNRPTPISPTNEYGFYSSNNKPNSNNENIMYGSDQTTNIPQNYYNYPNYEKQRPVSQNQNNNFNQPYYETYPQIQNNNKYQSFVPKRPNYNQYDNQPRQETYESNQNNNPNYYTTTKKPQHIYSTGNNENNSPLPNSQINYSGYEENKRPSQNTNHKSSSSILFPDDLTDTTFTTTTKKYYEYENSPNEDNKRISEKKCEEYSKALRTTVSVLPLSIGTASKPVSIEKCDSKSVGLIVGGTKADLGEFPHMVAVGFRAGSRTSWNCGGTLISEQFVLTAAHCTHSTLGLPERVRLGDLNLQTNDDGAHPVELLVDQTIVHPDYINTSKYNDIALLRLDNEVKLNNHIRPACLNNNDNINYSQKVTATGWGSIEYGDRSSDHLLKVDLNLINNRQCGKLYEGESKTRTLNRGIIDSMLCAGDLAGGHDTCLGDSGGPLVVKSEKNACVFNLIGITSFGKLCATENSPGVYTKVSAFLPWIEQIVWP, translated from the exons aaatTGGTGATGaatgtacaaacaaaaatgGTATTGTTGGATTTTGTCAATATAGAAGCAAATGTCAAAGAGATACTGATTTAGGAGCTATATGTAATCCTAAACAGACTATTATTTGCTGtgctaaaaatgttttaagtaaCGATCAAAAAGAGGACCGATCTATACAACCTCCATCAGGTTTTAATCCCGACTTCTTTCATGCACCTGTATTACAACCAAATCCAATcgcaaatacaaattttttttatcatcaaaaacaaaacattccTAATTTTCTAGGTAATGTTTTACATCAAAGTTCAAATACTATGGAGTTTGTTGAAGATAGACCTTATCAAAACTATGAACAAAGTGtagttattatacctaataaaaataggCCTACACCTATTAGTCCTACAAATGAATATGGGTTTTATAGCAGCAATAATAAACCAAATtcaaacaatgaaaatattatgtatggcaGTGACCAAACTACTAATATAcctcaaaattattacaattatccTAATTATGAAAAACAGAGGCCTGTAAGTcagaatcaaaataataatttcaatcaaCCATACTATGAAACATATCcacaaattcaaaataacaataaataccaaAGTTTTGTACCCAAAAGACCgaattataatcaatatgatAATCAACCACGCCAAGAAACATATGAATCAAATCAAAATAACAAtcctaattattatacaaccaCTAAAAAACCACAGCATATTTATAGCACAgggaataatgaaaataattcacCGCTTCCAAACAGTCAAATTAATTATAGTGGTTATGAAGAAAATAAGAGGCCAAGTCAAAATACTAACCATAAATCTAGTAGCAGTATATTGTTTCCTGATGATTTAACTGACACAACATTTACAACCacaaccaaaaaatattatgaatatgaaaATAGCCCAAATGAAGATAATAAACGTATCagtgaaaaaa aATGCGAAGAATATTCAAAAGCACTGAGAACAACTGTTTCTGTATTGCCTCTATCAATTGGCACAGCATCAAAGCCAGTGTCAATAGAAAAATGTGATTCAAAAAGTGTTGGGTTAATTGTTGGTGGAACTAAAGCCGATTTAGGAGAATTCCCACATATG gtGGCAGTAGGATTCCGCGCAGGCTCTAGAACTTCATGGAATTGTGGTGGTACATTAATAAGTGAACAATTTGTGTTGACAGCTGCTCATTGTACGCATAGCACATT AGGGTTGCCAGAACGAGTGAGATTGGGAGATTTGAATTTACAGACTAATGATGATGGAGCTCATCCAGTAGAACTTTTGGTGGATCAAACCATTGTGCATcctgattatattaatacatctaAGTATAATGACATTGCACTATTACGTTTAGATAATGAAGTTAAGTTAAATAACCACATTCGCCCGGCTTGTCTTAACAATAATGACAATATCAATTATTCTCAAAAAGTTACTGCGACTGGATGGGGAAGCATTGAATATG gCGATCGCTCAAGTGATCATTTATTAAAagtagatttaaatttaataaataatcggCAGTGTGGTAAATTATATGAAGGAGAAAGCAAAACAAGAACCCTAAATAGAGGTATTATAGATTCTATGTTGTGTGCTGGAGATTTGGCTGGAGGACATGATACTTGTTTA GGTGATTCTGGCGGACCACTCGTAGTAAAATCAGAGAAAAATGCATGTGTTTTCAATTTAATTGGGATAACATCATTTGGAAAATTGTGTGCAACAGAAAATTCACCAGGTGTATACACTAAAGTTTCAGCATTTTTACCTTGGATAGAACAAATTGTTTGGCCCTAA
- the LOC132938332 gene encoding palmitoyltransferase ZDHHC16B, whose product MSILRMIKTKFKNSWYRFKNYFFNYVYTQNVTYEHTCDILLEPLFKIVDKYTAIFGKIMVILVIVLTTFVVVIAYWIGVPYWWNNNKLLTVFLLIFGNWLLINVIFHYYMGVTTPPGFPTSNCLIYNDVTICKKCDSPKPPRTHHCSICNTCILKMDHHCPWINNCVGFYNHRYFFLYMVYMTLGSLFLITFGADIVFTEVFYKEEDPVGHPVKVNTSLPKADWVLTFQDEYENHNFDIDHVAEWRFWCIMVITFITCGVFIALAILTTWHGLLISYGETSIEGHINKFETERLSAINFEYVNVYDYGMKMNWIIFLGLHSGRNWRHIVFPSTHKPIGNGFIWPTKNDIFEVFYYYKQ is encoded by the exons atgtctatttTAAGGatgataaa aACAAAATTTAAGAATTCATGGtatcgttttaaaaattatttcttcaatTATGTATATACTCAAAATGTAACCTATGAACATACGTGTGATATATTACTGGAGcccttatttaaaattgttgacaaATATACTGCCATTTTTGGAAaa attatggtTATTCTAGTGATTGTATTAACGACATTTGTTGTTGTCATAGCTTACTGGATTGGTGTACCATATTggtggaataataataaacttttaacagTATTCTTGTTAATATTTGGAAATtggttattaataaatgttatatttcattattacatGGGAGTTACTACACCACCTGGATTTCCTACTTCA AACTGTTTGATATATAATGATGTAACCATTTGTAAGAAATGTGATTCTCCAAAGCCACCCCGTACACACCATTGTTCAATTTGCAACACGTGCATCCTCAAAATGGATCATCATTGTC CTTGGATAAACAATTGTGTTGGATTTTATAACCATCGTTACTTTTTTCTCTACATGGTCTACATGACATTAGgttcattatttttgataacatttgGAGCAGACATAGTTTTCACAGAAGTTTTCTATAAAGAAGAAGATCCAGTAGGGCATCCAGTTAAAGTCAATACTTCTTTACCAAAA gcAGATTGGGTTTTAACATTTCAAGATGAATATGAAAACCACAATTTTGATATTGATCATGTTGCAGAATGGAGATTTTGGTGTATTATGGTCATAACTTTTATAACATGTG GAGTATTTATCGCGTTAGCTATTTTAACCACGTGGCATGGTCTATTAATAAGTTATGGCGAAACAAGCATTGAAGggcatataaataaatttgaaacagAAAGATTGTCAGCTATAAACTTTGAATATGTTAATGTTTATGATTATGGTATGAAAATGAATTGGATTATCTTCCTTGGACTACACAGTGGAAG aaattggaGACATATTGTATTTCCTTCAACTCATAAACCTATAGGAAACGGATTCATATGGCCAAccaaaaatgatatatttgaagtgttttattattataaacagtaa